From the Deinococcus hopiensis KR-140 genome, one window contains:
- a CDS encoding transposase family protein — protein sequence MNRKQFRRRTGVYPETFAEMEEVLTLREGQKKKSGRPAALSVAEQLLMTLEFWREYRTFAHLGDDWGVHEATVHRTVERVEAALIASARFQLPKKRVFQEAQLVYSIVAVDASEVPCERPKKSSARGTAARKSGTP from the coding sequence ATGAATCGCAAGCAGTTCCGTCGACGCACCGGGGTCTACCCGGAAACGTTTGCTGAGATGGAAGAGGTGCTGACCCTACGCGAAGGACAGAAAAAGAAATCAGGCCGCCCCGCCGCGCTCAGCGTGGCGGAACAACTGCTGATGACCCTGGAATTCTGGCGCGAGTACCGGACCTTCGCCCACCTGGGTGACGACTGGGGTGTGCACGAAGCCACCGTGCATCGCACGGTGGAACGCGTGGAAGCGGCTCTGATTGCCAGTGCACGGTTCCAGCTGCCCAAGAAACGCGTGTTTCAGGAAGCACAACTCGTGTACAGCATCGTCGCGGTCGATGCTTCCGAAGTGCCCTGTGAACGGCCCAAAAAAAGCAGCGCGCGTGGTACAGCGGCAAGAAAAAGCGGCACACCCTGA
- a CDS encoding transposase family protein, with amino-acid sequence MLMCTVTQRILGTATSAGAVHDLKLFRQSGVRFPHQTALIGDAGYQGLWRSHRHALTPHKATQASPLSAEQRQDNRVLAHTRQAIEHMIRRMKIFRVLKGVYRHRRRRFALRVQLIAALCNLTQACRS; translated from the coding sequence GTGCTGATGTGCACAGTGACGCAGCGCATCCTGGGCACCGCCACGAGCGCTGGGGCGGTTCATGACCTAAAGCTGTTTCGTCAGTCAGGCGTTCGTTTTCCTCACCAAACGGCGCTTATTGGAGATGCAGGGTATCAGGGCCTGTGGAGAAGCCACAGGCACGCCCTTACCCCCCATAAGGCGACGCAGGCGTCGCCTCTGTCCGCGGAGCAGCGCCAGGACAACCGTGTCCTCGCGCATACCAGGCAGGCAATCGAGCATATGATCCGTCGCATGAAGATCTTCCGTGTGCTGAAGGGCGTGTACCGACATCGGCGGCGTCGGTTTGCACTCCGGGTTCAGCTCATCGCAGCGCTGTGCAACCTCACCCAAGCCTGCCGATCGTGA